In uncultured Ilyobacter sp., a genomic segment contains:
- the htpG gene encoding molecular chaperone HtpG codes for MSKETLNFQTETSELLNLVIHSIYTHKEIFLRELVSNASDAIDKVKFLSITDKELLGGDQDFKIEITASKDKKVLKISDNGIGMNHDELVSNLGTIAKSGSKAFMNALKESKKQSDLEIIGQFGVGFYSAFMVAEKITVATKRAGEEKAYKWESDGKNSFVIEEIKKEKRGTEITLHIREDEENPNDEYLEEYKIRELIKKYSDYVRYPINLEVEKNDGDKKVKNMETLNSMVPIWKKNKNDVTEEEYNEFYMSKFHDWEKPLMNIHIKVEGNIDYTALLYIPSRTPMDFYTKDYEKGLQLYTKNVFIMDKCKQLVPDHFRFVKGLVDSADFSLNISREILQQDRQLQSLGKNIQKKIQREVENLLKNDRKKYELFWNAFGMDIKAGIYSEYGLYKDTLKNLLIFHSTFSDDKTTLSEYVSRMTDDQKEIYYVSGEDLESLKKMPQMEAVKEKGYEVLFLNERVDEFAIRTLMEYDGKAFKSVTESNLDLEDEMEKKILEESEGENKNLLEGIQNALKDKISKVKLTNRLKSSAVCLVSGDNGISFEMERVMKDIPGQENAVKAERILEINPSHNLFKALKSIYEKSPEEIEEYADILYNQALLVEGFQLDDPVEFSNKITNLLIKASK; via the coding sequence ATGTCTAAAGAAACTTTAAATTTTCAAACAGAAACCAGTGAACTTTTGAATCTGGTAATTCACTCAATTTATACTCACAAAGAGATTTTCTTAAGGGAATTGGTTTCCAATGCAAGTGACGCCATAGACAAAGTTAAATTTTTATCTATTACAGATAAGGAACTTTTAGGAGGAGACCAAGATTTTAAAATAGAAATTACTGCATCAAAGGATAAAAAAGTTCTAAAGATATCTGACAATGGTATAGGTATGAATCACGATGAATTAGTTTCTAATCTAGGTACTATTGCCAAGTCTGGATCTAAGGCTTTTATGAATGCACTAAAAGAATCTAAGAAACAGTCTGACCTAGAGATAATAGGACAGTTTGGTGTAGGTTTTTATTCTGCTTTTATGGTTGCTGAAAAGATAACAGTAGCAACTAAAAGGGCTGGAGAGGAAAAGGCTTACAAGTGGGAGTCTGACGGTAAAAATTCCTTTGTAATAGAGGAGATAAAAAAAGAAAAAAGAGGAACTGAGATAACTCTTCATATAAGAGAGGATGAGGAAAATCCAAACGATGAATATCTAGAGGAATACAAAATCAGGGAGCTGATCAAAAAATACTCTGATTATGTGAGATATCCCATAAATCTTGAAGTTGAAAAAAATGATGGAGACAAAAAAGTAAAAAATATGGAAACCTTAAACTCTATGGTTCCTATATGGAAAAAAAATAAAAATGATGTAACCGAGGAAGAGTACAACGAGTTTTATATGTCAAAATTTCATGACTGGGAGAAACCACTTATGAATATTCATATAAAGGTAGAGGGGAATATTGATTATACGGCTCTTCTTTATATCCCTTCGAGAACACCTATGGATTTTTATACAAAGGATTATGAAAAGGGTCTTCAGCTTTACACCAAAAATGTATTTATTATGGATAAGTGCAAACAGCTTGTTCCAGATCATTTTAGGTTTGTAAAGGGGCTTGTAGATTCTGCTGACTTTTCACTAAACATCTCAAGAGAGATTCTGCAGCAGGATAGACAACTGCAGAGCCTAGGTAAAAATATACAGAAAAAAATTCAAAGAGAGGTAGAAAACCTCTTGAAGAATGACAGGAAAAAATATGAGCTTTTCTGGAATGCCTTCGGCATGGATATAAAGGCAGGTATATACAGTGAATATGGTTTATACAAAGATACTCTTAAAAATCTTTTGATTTTCCACAGCACTTTCAGTGATGATAAAACAACTCTTTCTGAGTATGTGAGCAGAATGACTGATGATCAGAAAGAGATATACTATGTCTCAGGTGAGGACCTTGAATCCCTTAAAAAAATGCCTCAGATGGAAGCAGTAAAGGAAAAAGGTTATGAAGTTCTTTTCCTGAATGAACGTGTGGACGAGTTCGCCATAAGAACTCTTATGGAATATGACGGGAAGGCCTTTAAATCTGTCACTGAGTCAAATTTAGACCTTGAAGATGAGATGGAAAAAAAGATCTTAGAAGAGAGTGAGGGAGAGAACAAAAATCTCTTAGAAGGTATCCAAAATGCCTTGAAGGATAAAATTTCCAAGGTAAAACTGACAAACAGGCTAAAATCAAGTGCAGTTTGCCTGGTAAGTGGCGACAATGGTATCTCCTTTGAGATGGAAAGAGTTATGAAGGATATACCAGGACAAGAAAACGCTGTAAAGGCAGAGAGGATCCTCGAGATAAACCCTTCTCACAATCTCTTTAAGGCTTTAAAATCTATTTATGAAAAATCACCTGAGGAGATTGAAGAGTATGCTGATATTCTTTATAATCAGGCCCTTCTTGTAGAAGGATTCCAATTAGATGACCCTGTGGAATTTTCCAATAAGATAACCAACCTTTTGATAAAAGCATCAAAATAG
- the ilvA gene encoding threonine ammonia-lyase: MTVALEDIKKAHNTLKGSVKRTALADCPALSEITGNEVYLKLENLQKTGSFKIRGALNKISNLTEDEKSKGVIASSAGNHAQGVALGAKDMGIKATIVMPKNAPLAKVSATRSYGAEVILHGPVYDDAYAKACEIQKETGATFVHPFDDECVIAGQGTIGLEILEDLEDVDAIVVPVGGGGLLAGIAVAVKSINPNIKVIGVEASNAASMKSALQKGYVHEINTNSTIADGIAVRKAGEVTYGLIKKYVDEIITVTESEIAQAILFLIEKNRVVTEGAGAASLAAVISGKLKMTGKKVVSIISGGNIDVNFMERILNEALIKEGRRFRFRVDIPDRAGALQDLLEGITNQNANIIQIYQSMFRENLEIGKYEMDLVIECADMEHREIIKRELIDAGYDIY; this comes from the coding sequence ATGACAGTAGCATTAGAAGATATAAAAAAAGCACACAATACTTTAAAGGGTTCTGTGAAAAGAACCGCTTTGGCTGATTGTCCGGCTTTGAGTGAAATAACTGGAAATGAGGTATATCTTAAACTGGAAAATCTTCAAAAGACAGGTTCTTTTAAGATAAGAGGAGCTTTAAATAAAATATCCAATCTTACTGAAGATGAAAAATCAAAAGGTGTGATAGCATCTTCTGCAGGTAACCACGCTCAAGGTGTTGCATTAGGTGCAAAAGATATGGGGATCAAGGCAACAATAGTTATGCCAAAAAATGCTCCTCTTGCTAAAGTGTCTGCAACCAGAAGTTATGGTGCAGAGGTAATATTGCATGGTCCTGTATATGATGATGCCTATGCAAAAGCCTGTGAGATTCAAAAAGAAACTGGGGCTACCTTTGTACATCCATTTGATGATGAATGTGTTATCGCAGGTCAGGGAACAATAGGGCTAGAGATATTAGAGGATTTAGAAGACGTTGATGCTATCGTGGTTCCAGTAGGTGGAGGCGGCCTTCTAGCAGGGATAGCAGTTGCAGTAAAGTCCATAAACCCTAATATAAAGGTAATCGGGGTAGAAGCCTCAAATGCTGCCTCAATGAAATCAGCCCTTCAAAAAGGCTATGTCCATGAGATAAATACTAATTCTACCATTGCCGATGGTATAGCAGTTAGAAAGGCAGGGGAAGTGACCTATGGCCTTATTAAAAAATATGTAGATGAGATAATTACCGTTACCGAATCTGAGATAGCTCAGGCTATATTGTTTCTCATAGAAAAAAACAGAGTAGTAACTGAAGGTGCAGGAGCTGCATCACTAGCCGCTGTTATTTCTGGAAAGCTTAAAATGACAGGTAAGAAGGTAGTGTCTATAATTTCCGGTGGAAATATAGATGTGAATTTTATGGAAAGAATATTAAATGAGGCCCTTATAAAAGAGGGTAGAAGATTTAGGTTCAGGGTGGATATCCCTGACAGGGCAGGGGCCCTTCAAGACCTGCTGGAAGGAATAACCAATCAGAATGCAAATATAATTCAGATATATCAATCGATGTTTAGAGAAAATCTTGAAATAGGAAAGTATGAGATGGATCTTGTAATTGAATGTGCTGACATGGAGCACAGAGAGATAATAAAAAGAGAACTTATAGATGCAGGATACGACATATATTAA
- a CDS encoding nitroreductase family protein: MIYDLIKNTRSIRSFGEKKLTKEEIKEIMECVRLSAASRNLQAIKYITVIQEENLKKIFPLTRWAGLLEWNPSEEESPSAYILMCSDKNLPLPEKSLYCDIGIAAQNIMLKAREMGYGGCMIGAFDKNKVKEAMNISDDYTVELIVALGESAENVKIIEAKDGNINYFRDENNVHYVPKRPLNELIIDEK; encoded by the coding sequence ATGATTTATGATTTAATTAAAAACACTAGGTCTATTAGAAGTTTTGGAGAAAAAAAATTAACCAAAGAAGAGATAAAAGAGATAATGGAGTGTGTAAGGTTATCAGCTGCTAGCAGAAATCTCCAGGCAATAAAATATATAACTGTAATTCAAGAGGAAAACTTAAAGAAAATATTTCCCCTCACCCGCTGGGCTGGGCTTCTAGAGTGGAATCCTTCTGAAGAGGAGAGTCCTTCGGCATACATTCTCATGTGCAGTGACAAAAATCTTCCTCTTCCAGAAAAGTCCCTTTACTGCGATATAGGTATAGCCGCTCAAAATATTATGCTAAAAGCTAGAGAGATGGGGTATGGAGGCTGTATGATCGGAGCCTTTGACAAAAATAAAGTTAAAGAGGCAATGAATATATCAGATGACTACACGGTAGAGCTTATCGTAGCTCTAGGTGAGTCTGCAGAAAATGTGAAAATTATAGAGGCAAAAGATGGAAACATAAATTATTTCAGAGATGAAAATAATGTTCACTATGTACCTAAAAGGCCTTTAAACGAGCTTATAATTGATGAAAAATAA
- a CDS encoding ABC transporter permease, with protein sequence MRNFILGKTINMIISLFTVLTLTFFMLESLPGTPLSHLGKTINVQSKHNYLEHYNLNEPILKKYITFTKNIFLHRNLGESMIYPGRKVIDEIKRYGSTSFSVGIKGIFLGLFIGGATGILSITTNNRLMRNILVVLSILMVSIPSFIVATFLYYIFVVKLTTLSTLTLDGKNAILPVVCVAISTAGIYAKYFREGILEELHKDYVLQARAKGHTRWTLLKKHVLKNALFPMIALVLPQIAGIFMGFYVIESIFSVPGFGTVYIDSVNNRDYNMILGATLVFTISYIISVYVAELLFIIADPRLRRKNG encoded by the coding sequence ATGAGAAATTTCATTTTAGGAAAAACTATAAATATGATAATAAGCCTTTTTACTGTGCTCACACTGACCTTTTTTATGCTGGAATCTCTTCCAGGTACCCCTCTATCACACTTAGGAAAGACTATCAATGTCCAGTCTAAGCATAATTATTTGGAACACTACAACCTCAATGAGCCAATTTTAAAAAAATATATAACTTTTACTAAGAATATTTTTCTTCACCGAAATTTAGGGGAATCTATGATATACCCAGGAAGGAAGGTAATAGACGAAATTAAAAGATACGGAAGCACCTCTTTTTCAGTGGGGATAAAAGGCATTTTCTTAGGACTGTTTATAGGGGGTGCAACTGGGATTTTAAGCATTACCACCAACAATAGACTTATGAGGAATATTTTGGTAGTTTTATCCATCCTCATGGTTTCTATTCCTAGTTTTATAGTTGCGACCTTTCTATATTATATATTCGTTGTAAAACTTACAACACTTTCAACTCTTACTCTAGACGGAAAAAATGCCATTCTCCCTGTTGTATGCGTCGCCATCTCCACTGCGGGAATATATGCAAAATACTTTAGAGAGGGAATTTTGGAAGAACTGCATAAAGATTACGTCCTTCAGGCAAGGGCTAAAGGTCATACTAGATGGACTCTTCTTAAAAAACATGTTTTAAAAAATGCACTTTTCCCGATGATCGCCCTTGTTCTTCCTCAGATTGCAGGAATTTTTATGGGATTTTACGTTATTGAAAGCATTTTTTCAGTTCCAGGTTTCGGAACTGTATACATTGATTCTGTAAACAACAGAGACTACAACATGATTTTAGGGGCTACTTTAGTCTTTACAATAAGTTATATTATATCTGTTTATGTTGCTGAACTTCTTTTTATAATAGCCGACCCGAGACTTAGGAGGAAAAATGGATAA
- a CDS encoding ABC transporter permease: protein MDKFDKLNSYTSYEKYTKNEKKNYDPVLLFEISFIVFIIFLSFIVPDHLSENRWEMNMFPSSEHLFGTDDLGRDIFFRTLKGSKISMTIAIFGGLIELFIGGGYGAIAGYMGGKTEFIMMRILDVLSSIPYLVLVTLIPIFLGRNLLGITVAITFTGWFSTGRVIRGEVLHLKEENYVKASKLMGASPLSVIKNHIFPNLIGILSASVIMNIPKYIFAEAFLQILGLGLGYPNITWGMLIAGSQENLFFYPYQIIFPSIILVTVIFIITHMGERIKKLVNGSRLHWRGYYG from the coding sequence ATGGATAAATTTGACAAGTTAAACAGTTATACCTCCTATGAGAAGTATACAAAAAATGAAAAAAAAAATTATGACCCTGTGCTCTTATTTGAGATAAGTTTCATTGTTTTTATTATTTTTTTATCATTTATCGTGCCAGATCACCTCTCAGAAAACAGGTGGGAGATGAATATGTTTCCCTCTTCAGAACATCTCTTTGGTACCGATGATCTTGGCAGAGATATATTTTTTAGAACTCTAAAGGGAAGCAAAATATCAATGACTATAGCAATTTTTGGAGGACTGATAGAACTTTTTATCGGAGGTGGATATGGGGCTATAGCAGGTTATATGGGAGGAAAAACTGAATTTATTATGATGAGAATTTTAGATGTATTATCCTCTATACCCTACCTTGTGCTAGTGACTCTTATCCCTATTTTCCTTGGAAGAAACCTTTTGGGAATTACTGTTGCCATCACCTTTACAGGATGGTTTTCCACTGGAAGGGTAATAAGAGGAGAAGTTTTGCATCTCAAGGAGGAGAATTATGTAAAAGCCTCAAAATTAATGGGTGCATCTCCATTATCAGTCATAAAAAACCATATATTTCCAAATTTGATAGGTATCTTATCTGCCTCTGTTATAATGAATATACCAAAATATATTTTTGCAGAAGCTTTTCTCCAGATTTTGGGTCTTGGGCTGGGATACCCAAATATAACATGGGGAATGTTGATAGCAGGATCTCAAGAGAACCTCTTTTTTTATCCCTATCAAATTATTTTCCCGAGTATTATACTGGTAACTGTCATCTTTATAATAACTCATATGGGGGAGAGGATTAAAAAACTTGTAAACGGAAGCAGACTTCACTGGAGGGGATACTATGGATAA
- a CDS encoding DMT family transporter — MNSYKNKEMIGALFICGAAVLWGFDGVVLTPRLYSLSVPLVVFILHLLPFTGMSILFGKEEIREAKKIPREDFIYFFLIALFGGSIGTLAIVKALFLVNFKHLTVVTLLQKLQPVFAIILARVILKEKIGKNFLLWSSISLLAGYFLTFEFHIPEITDGGNMLKASLLSLLAAFSFGSGTVFGKKVLENSSFRTALYLRYGFTSIIMFLITIYTGSLGGISATTKTHWIIFAIIGLTSGSGAILLYYKGLNYIKANVATMCELCFPISSILFDYIFNGNILSPVQWISVFVMLISIYNITQNNSNHQNEEISQNI, encoded by the coding sequence ATGAATTCTTATAAAAACAAAGAAATGATCGGTGCTTTATTTATTTGTGGTGCGGCAGTTTTGTGGGGTTTTGACGGGGTAGTCTTAACTCCTAGGCTATACTCTCTAAGTGTTCCGCTGGTAGTTTTTATACTGCACTTACTGCCTTTTACAGGTATGTCTATTTTATTTGGAAAAGAAGAGATAAGGGAAGCTAAGAAAATACCTAGAGAGGATTTTATTTATTTCTTCCTAATCGCTTTATTCGGAGGTTCTATAGGTACTTTAGCCATTGTAAAGGCATTGTTTTTAGTAAATTTTAAGCATCTTACTGTGGTGACACTTTTGCAAAAACTTCAGCCTGTTTTTGCTATAATCTTGGCAAGAGTCATCTTAAAGGAAAAAATAGGAAAAAATTTCCTTTTATGGTCTTCTATATCACTGCTAGCAGGATACTTTCTCACCTTTGAATTTCATATTCCAGAAATAACCGACGGAGGAAACATGTTAAAGGCCAGTCTTTTATCCCTCCTTGCAGCATTTTCCTTTGGAAGTGGTACGGTATTTGGTAAAAAGGTTTTAGAAAACTCATCTTTTAGAACTGCCTTGTATCTAAGATATGGTTTTACAAGTATTATAATGTTTTTAATAACTATTTATACAGGAAGTCTAGGTGGAATATCGGCCACTACAAAAACACACTGGATTATTTTTGCCATAATCGGCCTTACTAGCGGAAGTGGCGCAATACTTCTGTACTACAAAGGATTGAACTATATAAAGGCAAATGTTGCCACCATGTGTGAACTTTGTTTTCCCATATCTAGTATATTGTTTGACTATATCTTCAATGGAAATATCCTAAGCCCTGTTCAATGGATAAGCGTCTTTGTAATGCTGATATCTATATATAACATCACACAAAATAACTCAAATCATCAAAATGAGGAAATTTCTCAAAATATATAA
- the adhE gene encoding bifunctional acetaldehyde-CoA/alcohol dehydrogenase, translated as MTIEQTIQNVRLAQKQYSTFTQEQVDKVFREASLAANASRIKLAKMAFEETGMGIVEDKVIKNHFASEYIYNQYKDVKTCGIIEKDASYGITKIAEPIGVIAGIVPTTNPTSTAIFKALIALKTRNAIIFSPHPRAKKATIEAARIIRDAAVKAGAPENIVGWIEEPSIEASNTLMRSADLILATGGPGMVKAAYSSGVPAIGVGAGNTPVIIDDTAHIKMAVNSILLSKTFDNGVICASEQAVIATENIYDEVKKELADRGAYILKGDEIAKVGKTIVIDGHLNGDIVGQSAYKIAKMAGVDVPENAKVLVGEVESVELEEPFSHEKLSPVLALYKTKSFDESLQKADRLIELGGMGHTSVLYVDELDGADKIAKFSKIMKTGRTLINMPAAQGAIGDVFNFKLAPSLTLGCGSWGGNAVSENVGVKHLINVKTVAERRENMLWFRVPEKVYFKYGSLPVALNELQGKKKAVIVTDSVLASLGYTDHITKVLEDIGVDFRIFSDVQADPTLSTVKKGAEMMQSYQPDVIIALGGGSPMDAAKIMWVMYEHPEVDFQDLAMTFMDIRKRIVQFPKMGGKAEFWAVTTSAGTGSEVTPFAVITDDKTGIKYPLADYELTPDVAVVDPQLMLSMPAGLTAASGIDVMTHAIEAYASILASDFTNPLALEAMRLTLKYLPESVKGGAKAKKAKEKMANASCAAGMAFSNAFLGVCHSMAHKLGAAFHLPHGTANALLLDEVIRFNATDKPLKMAGFAQYKYPNAKSRYAKAADYLGLTKGNETPEEKTKLLRAAIRNLKEEIGIKATIADYGISEQEFLGKLDQMVEDAFDDQCTGANPRYPLMEELREMYLRAYYGVEKFNEIKNLKVAKEKSKEKAQEKKAQ; from the coding sequence ATGACAATCGAACAAACTATTCAAAATGTAAGATTAGCTCAAAAACAATACTCAACTTTTACTCAAGAGCAGGTGGACAAAGTTTTTAGAGAAGCTTCACTAGCTGCCAATGCTTCAAGAATCAAACTTGCTAAAATGGCCTTTGAAGAAACTGGAATGGGAATAGTGGAGGACAAGGTTATAAAAAACCACTTCGCATCTGAATATATCTACAACCAATATAAAGACGTTAAAACTTGCGGAATAATAGAAAAAGATGCTTCTTACGGAATAACAAAAATAGCTGAACCTATAGGGGTAATCGCAGGAATAGTACCTACTACTAACCCTACTTCTACAGCTATATTTAAAGCTCTTATTGCATTAAAGACTAGAAATGCTATCATCTTTTCTCCACATCCAAGAGCAAAAAAAGCAACTATTGAAGCTGCTAGAATAATAAGAGACGCTGCTGTAAAGGCGGGAGCTCCTGAAAATATCGTCGGATGGATAGAAGAGCCTTCTATCGAAGCTTCAAACACACTTATGAGATCTGCAGACCTTATCCTTGCAACAGGTGGACCTGGAATGGTAAAAGCTGCTTACTCTTCTGGAGTACCGGCTATAGGGGTTGGAGCAGGAAACACTCCTGTAATCATTGATGACACTGCACATATTAAAATGGCTGTAAATTCAATTCTTCTTTCAAAAACTTTTGACAACGGAGTAATCTGTGCTTCTGAGCAAGCTGTAATAGCAACAGAAAACATCTATGATGAAGTTAAAAAAGAATTGGCAGACAGAGGAGCATACATCCTAAAGGGAGACGAGATTGCTAAAGTCGGTAAAACTATAGTAATAGACGGTCACCTAAACGGAGATATCGTAGGACAGTCTGCATATAAAATTGCAAAGATGGCAGGAGTAGACGTTCCTGAAAATGCGAAAGTTCTTGTAGGAGAAGTAGAATCTGTAGAATTAGAAGAGCCATTCTCTCATGAAAAGCTTTCTCCTGTACTAGCTCTTTATAAAACAAAGTCTTTCGACGAATCTCTACAGAAAGCTGACAGATTAATAGAATTAGGTGGAATGGGACATACTTCTGTTCTTTATGTTGATGAGTTAGACGGGGCTGATAAAATAGCTAAATTCTCAAAAATAATGAAAACTGGAAGAACTCTTATAAACATGCCTGCAGCTCAAGGTGCTATCGGAGATGTATTCAACTTTAAACTAGCTCCATCTCTTACACTTGGTTGTGGAAGCTGGGGAGGAAATGCAGTTTCTGAAAACGTGGGAGTAAAACATCTTATAAATGTTAAAACTGTAGCTGAAAGGAGAGAAAATATGCTTTGGTTCAGAGTTCCTGAGAAAGTTTACTTTAAATACGGTTCTCTTCCTGTTGCTTTAAATGAGCTTCAAGGAAAGAAAAAAGCTGTCATCGTTACAGATTCAGTTCTTGCTTCACTTGGATATACAGATCACATCACAAAGGTTTTAGAAGATATCGGTGTAGACTTTAGAATATTCTCTGATGTACAAGCTGACCCTACTCTATCTACGGTAAAAAAAGGTGCTGAGATGATGCAAAGTTATCAGCCTGACGTAATCATCGCCCTTGGTGGAGGTTCTCCTATGGACGCAGCTAAAATCATGTGGGTAATGTATGAGCACCCTGAGGTAGATTTCCAAGATCTTGCCATGACATTTATGGATATCAGAAAAAGAATAGTACAATTCCCAAAAATGGGTGGAAAGGCTGAATTCTGGGCAGTAACTACGTCTGCAGGAACTGGTTCTGAAGTTACTCCTTTTGCTGTAATCACAGACGATAAGACAGGAATCAAGTACCCATTAGCCGACTATGAGCTTACTCCTGACGTAGCTGTTGTTGATCCACAATTAATGCTTTCAATGCCTGCAGGTCTTACTGCAGCATCAGGGATAGACGTTATGACTCACGCTATTGAAGCCTATGCCTCTATACTTGCCTCTGACTTTACAAATCCTCTAGCCTTAGAAGCTATGAGACTTACATTAAAATATCTTCCTGAATCAGTAAAAGGCGGAGCAAAAGCTAAAAAAGCCAAAGAAAAAATGGCAAACGCATCTTGTGCTGCTGGTATGGCATTCTCAAATGCATTCCTAGGTGTGTGTCACTCAATGGCTCATAAACTAGGTGCTGCATTCCACCTTCCTCACGGAACTGCAAATGCTCTTTTATTAGATGAGGTAATCAGATTTAACGCTACTGACAAACCGCTTAAAATGGCTGGTTTCGCACAATATAAATATCCAAATGCTAAGAGTAGATATGCAAAAGCTGCTGACTACTTAGGTCTTACAAAAGGAAATGAAACTCCTGAAGAAAAAACTAAACTTCTAAGAGCTGCTATAAGAAATCTTAAAGAAGAGATCGGTATAAAGGCAACTATCGCTGACTACGGAATCTCTGAGCAGGAATTCTTAGGAAAACTTGATCAAATGGTTGAAGATGCTTTTGACGACCAGTGTACAGGTGCAAACCCTAGATATCCTCTTATGGAAGAACTTAGAGAGATGTACCTAAGAGCTTACTATGGTGTTGAAAAATTCAACGAAATAAAAAACCTTAAAGTTGCTAAAGAAAAATCTAAAGAAAAAGCCCAAGAAAAAAAGGCTCAATAA
- a CDS encoding peptide ABC transporter substrate-binding protein gives MKKAHKITILLSFLIISISLISFFNPLSDPKEKNSEKLRKDEISIFFNYEPKTLDPSKAADDYSIELLKNSLEGLTRISKNSKGEEVPEKAGAISWKIEDNGKKWIFFLRDYHWEDGKEVTAEDFEYGIKRSLDPKTASPMAYLLYPIKNAEKYNGGQATEDSIGVKTIDSKTLVIELENPTPYFIQLTTSTLMAPQRKDIVEKYGDSYGSNADKMIYNGPYTVTEWNHEKKIVLSKNKNYWDKHSVKLSNVNVHIVKDENVRMAMLSKGQADIVEATKKEWADKFIKSGELNEVSGYSAATNFLFFNQNSELFKNEKIRKAFSMGVKREEMAEIIYRGIFEPAYGWVPPKVNIGQKEYRKKRGNFIRENNKVARELLIEGLKELGINKSPEDITVTFLNPSTTTWARKYSEYLAQMYKETLGINVRSEFVQWSIFEGKVAKLDYDFAGMGWYGDYNDPSSFLEPFISDQGSIITGWENIRYNQLLKKAVMTLDNEKRYEYFKEAEEMLVEKAVIAPTVFLKRRIFHKKNLKGLLISAFGSTDYKNVFVEKK, from the coding sequence ATGAAAAAGGCTCATAAAATAACGATACTCTTAAGTTTTTTAATAATTTCAATATCCTTAATCTCATTTTTTAATCCTTTATCTGATCCTAAAGAAAAGAATTCAGAAAAATTGAGAAAAGATGAAATCAGCATTTTTTTCAACTACGAACCTAAAACTCTGGATCCTTCAAAGGCAGCCGACGATTATTCTATAGAACTTTTAAAAAACTCATTAGAAGGTTTAACTAGAATTTCAAAGAATTCTAAAGGAGAAGAAGTTCCAGAAAAAGCTGGAGCAATCTCATGGAAGATAGAGGATAACGGTAAAAAATGGATTTTCTTTTTGAGAGACTACCACTGGGAGGATGGTAAAGAGGTTACAGCTGAAGATTTTGAATACGGAATCAAAAGAAGCCTCGACCCAAAGACAGCATCTCCTATGGCCTATCTTTTATACCCTATAAAAAATGCCGAAAAATATAATGGCGGGCAAGCTACTGAAGATAGTATAGGGGTAAAAACAATAGACAGTAAAACCCTTGTTATAGAGCTAGAAAATCCCACACCTTATTTTATACAGTTAACAACCTCGACTCTTATGGCACCTCAGAGAAAAGACATTGTTGAAAAATATGGTGATTCCTATGGAAGCAATGCTGATAAGATGATATATAACGGACCTTACACTGTAACAGAATGGAATCATGAAAAAAAGATAGTTTTATCAAAAAATAAAAACTACTGGGACAAACATTCTGTAAAACTATCCAATGTAAATGTACATATTGTCAAAGATGAAAATGTAAGAATGGCGATGCTCTCAAAAGGACAGGCGGATATCGTAGAGGCCACCAAAAAAGAGTGGGCAGATAAATTCATAAAAAGCGGTGAACTCAATGAAGTTTCTGGTTACAGCGCCGCAACTAACTTTTTATTTTTCAATCAAAATTCAGAACTATTTAAAAATGAGAAAATAAGAAAAGCCTTCTCTATGGGTGTTAAACGTGAGGAGATGGCTGAGATTATATATAGGGGAATATTTGAACCGGCATATGGTTGGGTTCCTCCTAAGGTAAACATAGGGCAAAAGGAGTACAGAAAAAAAAGAGGTAACTTTATAAGAGAAAACAATAAAGTGGCTAGGGAGCTTCTTATAGAGGGATTGAAAGAACTGGGAATAAACAAGTCTCCAGAAGATATAACTGTCACATTCCTTAATCCAAGCACTACAACATGGGCTAGGAAATATTCTGAGTACCTTGCACAAATGTATAAAGAAACACTAGGCATAAATGTGAGATCTGAGTTTGTTCAGTGGTCTATTTTTGAAGGAAAAGTTGCCAAACTCGATTATGACTTTGCAGGCATGGGATGGTATGGAGACTATAATGATCCTTCCAGTTTTTTAGAGCCTTTTATAAGTGATCAAGGTTCAATTATCACGGGATGGGAAAACATCAGGTACAACCAGCTATTAAAAAAAGCCGTTATGACTCTTGATAATGAAAAAAGATATGAGTATTTCAAAGAAGCAGAGGAGATGCTTGTTGAAAAAGCTGTTATTGCTCCTACGGTATTTTTAAAGAGAAGAATCTTTCACAAAAAAAATCTAAAAGGTTTATTAATATCGGCATTTGGTAGCACTGACTATAAAAATGTATTTGTTGAAAAAAAATAA